The following proteins are co-located in the Salvelinus fontinalis isolate EN_2023a chromosome 41, ASM2944872v1, whole genome shotgun sequence genome:
- the LOC129840646 gene encoding probable ribonuclease ZC3H12C: MGLKDHPEEDGAGRILDLGLDLEYLHIEGSVSRQAGADTGPSMERGEEEEEACKGSGSCSLSTPGGKEVVGEESAGFDSDPEPARNSTGSNPAGRVSVSELDGVPVPNTHQPLCRTPCVDLGSEGPPDPPSGEPSSGEALREYQSKLEFALKLGYTEELVRLVLAKLGPYTLINDILGELVKLGRKVETNQQLTGSTASQTASSTCSSSSSSSSCGYVEAVEAQQGRTDSPYQTDLLLGDKDNLRPVVLDGSNVAMSHGNKEVFSCYGIQLAVDWFLERGHRDITVFVPSWKKEQSRPDALITDQDILRRLEKDKILVFTPSRRVQGRRVVCYDDRFIVKLAYESDGIIVSNDNYRDLASEKPEWKKLIDERLLMYSFVNDKFMPPDDPLGRHGPSLENFLRKRPIMPEHKKQPCPYGKKCTYGHKCKYYHPERSAQCQRSVADELRASAKTSATSTSAKGQAGEAGLVKSHSVPNNVAMGTKRGSAPKRQCDPSIRALSYGEAEGKLRHAEKCNSLSSSSGSSCSGSVTLSPAPGGPPSALSDPQEQPPSLGRDTPYMTLPHPHPDPYSSSCDPPDLSYYSVTPAHSGLAAQRSPECRFPLDTDLRLLGSSDCGSSGCDSYGERASCLCFPGPLLDKYIHHQHHQHHQHNRLYSQHSAPLLEPHHPHTSVLYGYHQSLARGHSFPHDEPPDPHLKRPLYPLPPPLQHQAVGARSSCPGDYPSVSQSGPYPAGSPLGRCLANTRLETLSDSRLYERSLLPPRKAFSWDPYCSQPPQSRYETYQSLPETHDVGWGHTSPWGQTTHSYHQPYPPQPPHPSHASQPSHPSMPPHHMHQEPPALSRYGEVRGKVYLNLCNIFPSELVGRVMGRNPHVTDAQQLAAAILAEKSQSGY, translated from the exons ATGGGCCTGAAGGACCATCCGGAGGAGGATGGAGCAGGCCGCATCCTCGACCTGGGGCTGGATTTAGAGTACCTCCACATCGAAGGCTCCGTCAGCAGGCAGGCTGGCGCCGATACAGGGCCCAGTATGGAGCGgggcgaggaggaggaagaggcctGCAAGGGGAGTGGCAGTTGCAGCTTGTCCACGCCTGGGGGGAAGGaggtggtgggggaggagagCGCTGGGTTCGACAGTGACCCGGAGCCAGCCCGAAACAGCACCGGTTCTAACCCGGCTGGAAGAGTGTCCGTATCTGAGCTAGATGGAGTGCCTGTTCCCAACACCCACCAACCTCTGTGCAGGACTCCCTGTGTGGACCTGGGGTCCGAGGGGCCTCCTGACCCTCCGTCGGGGGAGCCTTCATCCGGGGAAGCCCTGAGGGAGTACCAGTCCAAGCTGGAGTTTGCTCTGAAGCTGGGCTACACCGAGGAGCTGGTGCGGCTGGTGCTGGCCAAGCTGGGGCCGTACACACTCATCAACGACATACTGGGAGAGCTGGTCAAACTGGGCCGTAAGGTCGAGACAAACCAACAGCTGACTGGGTCCACGGCTTCACAGACCGcctcctccacctgctcctcctcttcctcctcttcttcctgtgGGTATGTGGAGGCAGTGGAGGCGCAGCAGGGGAGGACAGACTCCCCTTATCAGACAGACCTCCTCCTGGGGGACAAGGACAACCTGCGGCCCGTCGTCCTGGACGGTAGCAACGTGGCAATGAG CCACGGCAATAAAGAGGTGTTCTCCTGCTACGGCATCCAGCTGGCTGTTGATTGGTTCCTGGAGCGAGGTCACCGTGACATCACTGTGTTTGTGCCGTCCTGGAAGAAAGAGCAGTCCCGCCCTGACGCCCTCATCACag acCAGGATATCTTACGTCGTCTGGAGAAGGACAAGATCTTGGTGTTCACTCCGTCTCGTCGGGTCCAGGGTCGCCGGGTGGTCTGCTATGACGACCGTTTCATCGTCAAGCTGGCCTATGAGTCCGACGGCATCATCGTCTCCAACGACAACTACCGCGACCTGGCCAGTGAGAAGCCAGAGTGGAAGAAGTTAATTGACGAGCGGCTGCTCATGTACTCGTTTGTCAACGACAA gtTCATGCCTCCTGATGACCCTCTAGGTCGTCATGGTCCCAGTCTGGAGAACTTCCTGAGGAAACGTCCCATCATGCCAGAGCACAAGAAGCAGCCCTGTCCTTACG GCAAGAAGTGCACTTACGGCCACAAGTGTAAGTACTACCACCCGGAGAGGAGTGCCCAGTGCCAGCGCTCGGTGGCAGACGAGCTGCGTGCCAGCGCCAagacctctgccacctctactaGCGCCAAGGGCCAGGCTGGCGAGGCTGGGCTGGTGAAGAGCCACAGCGTGCCAAACAATGTAGCGATGGGTACCAAAAGAGGTTCTGCCCCCAAAAGGCAGTGTGACCCCAGCATCCGGGCGCTGTCCTACGGTGAGGCAGAGGGCAAGCTGAGACACGCTGAGAAATGCAACAgcctcagtagtagtagtgggagTAGTTGTAGTGGGAGTGTTACTCTGTCCCCTGCCCCTGGAGGACCCCCCTCTGCCCTCAGCGACCCCCAGGAACAGCCACCGAGCCTGGGCAGGGACACACCCTACATGACCCTGCCGCACCCCCACCCTGACCCCTACTCCTCCAGCTGTGACCCTCCAGATCTGAGCTACTACTCAGTGACGCCGGCCCACTCTGGCCTGGCAGCACAGAGGAGTCCAGAGTGCCGCTTCCCGCTGGACACGGACCTGCGTCTGCTGGGCTCGTCAGACTGTGGCAGCAGCGGATGTGACTCGTACGGAGAGAGAGCCTCCTGTCTGTGCTTCCCCGGCCCTCTGCTGGACAAATACATCCACCATCAGCATCATCAGCACCATCAACACAACCGCCTGTACTCTCAACACTCTGCCCCCCTGCTCGAGCCACACCACCCCCACACCTCTGTCCTCTATGGCTATCACCAGAGCCTGGCACGGGGCCACAGCTTCCCTCACGACGAGCCCCCTGACCCCCACCTGAAGCGCCCTCTGTACCCCCTCCCGCCTCCCCTCCAGCACCAGGCCGTAGGCGCCCGCTCCAGCTGCCCTGGAGACTACCCCTCTGTGTCCCAGTCCGGCCCCTACCCTGCTGGCTCCCCTCTGGGCCGCTGCCTGGCCAACACGCGGCTGGAGACGCTGTCAGACTCCCGGCTGTACGAACGCTCCCTGCTGCCCCCCAGGAAAGCCTTCTCCTGGGATCCCTACTGCAGCCAACCCCCTCAGTCCCGCTATGAGACTTACCAGAGTCTACCGGAGACCCACGATGTAGGCTGGGGACACACATCTCCATGGGGACAGACCACACACTCTTACCACCAACcctacccccctcagccccctcaCCCATCCCATGCCTCTCAGCCATCCCACCCGTCCATGCCCCCCCACCACATGCACCAGGAGCCCCCCGCCCTGAGCCGGTACGGGGAGGTGCGGGGGAAGGTCTACCTCAACCTGTGTAACATCTTCCCCTCTGAGCTGGTGGGCCGGGTTATGGGGAGGAACCCCCATGTGACGGACGCCCAGCAGCTAGCTGCCGCCATCTTGGCTGAGAAGTCCCAGTCCGGCTACTGA